A region from the Triticum urartu cultivar G1812 chromosome 1, Tu2.1, whole genome shotgun sequence genome encodes:
- the LOC125541385 gene encoding probable leucine-rich repeat receptor-like protein kinase At1g35710, translating into MAAAMPWMVTNISLPDAGIRGQLGELNFSALPFLASIDLQNNSIHGALPASICSLSALSILDLTYNQLTGKIPYEIGNLQSLSYLGLSFNRLTGHIPVSLGNLTMLTEVVIHQTMVSGSIPEEIGRLLNLQILQLSNSTISGMIPKTIGNMTQLNVLDLYSNQLSGPIPQELGTLVHLQSLDLSSNDFSGPIPISISNLTKMNQLFLYENQITGLIPPELGNLAMLSQLALCTNQITGSIPPELGNLTMLNELYLYENQIIGQIPSELGFLQNLQDLDFSNNLIYGSIPGSLGNITKLVVLHLFTNKITGSIPQEIGNLINLKYLALFQNQISGSIPKTFGKLQSIQNMLMFSNKLSGSLPQEFGNLVSLVHLEVANNSLSGHLPANICSTGGLKSLAIASNMFNGPIPRSLKTCTSLVKIDLQSNKLTGDISHHFGVYPQLIWMGLSTNRLSGQISSSLCACTQLTILHLGNNMITGSIPPILSKLSNLVALTLNSNHLSGEIPPEICTLANLYSLNLSSNQLFGSIPTQIEKLSNIGYLDISGNRLSGSIPEELGACKKLQSLKIGNNQFNRSLPGAVGNLAGLQIMLDVSNNNLSGVLPQQLGKLEMLESLNLSHNQFSGSIPSSIANMLSLSTLDVSYNDLEGPVPTARLLQNASASWFLPNKGLCGNLFGLPPCYSTQVAAHQKGKILGLLLSIALVMGFGIVAAIVVIIILTRKKRNPQESVTAEARDLFSVWNFDGRLAFDDIVRATEDFDDKYIIGTGGYGKVYKAQLQDGQLVAVKKLHQTEEELDDERRFRSEMEILTQIRQRSIVRMYGFCSHPVYKFLVYDYIQQGSLHRILENQELAKELDWNKRIALATDVAQAISYLHHECSPPIIHRDITSNNILLDTSFKAFVSDFGTARILKPDSSNWSALAGTYGYIAPELSYTSVATEKCDVYSFGVVVLELVMGKHPRDLLDGSLSNGEQSMMVKDILDQRPTTPITTEENNLALLIKLALSCLESSPQARPTMQEVYQTLIQRPSSSSCSVPFSALILQQGMHADIRSES; encoded by the exons ATGGCCGCCGCAATGCCCTGGATGGTGACTAACATCTCCCTGCCGGATGCTGGCATCCGTGGCCAGCTTGGTGAGCTCAACTTCTCAGCTCTTCCATTCCTCGCATCTATTGATCTTCAAAACAACAGTATCCATGGTGCACTGCCCGCTAGTATCTGCTCCCTGTCAGCACTTTCGATACTTGACCTTACCTACAATCAGCTCACAGGAAAAATTCCCTATGAGATTGGTAACCTGCAAAGTCTCAGCTATCTTGGTCTCTCATTTAACAGACTCACAGGACATATCCCTGTGTCTCTGGGTAACCTAACAATGTTAACTGAAGTTGTCATTCACCAAACCATGGTATCAGGTAGCATTCCTGAGGAGATTGGAAGACTTCTCAACCTACAAATTCTACAGCTAAGCAATAGCACCATAAGCGGCATGATACCAAAAACCATTGGAAATATGACCCAACTGAATGTTTTGGACCTGTATAGTAATCAACTTTCAGGGCCTATACCCCAAGAACTAGGCACCCTAGTCCATCTACAAAGTCTTGATCTTAGTTCAAATGATTTTTCAGGTCCAATTCCAATCTCCATAAGCAATCTCACTAAGATGAACCAACTTTTTCTCTATGAAAATCAAATCACAGGTCTAATACCACCAGAACTAGGCAACCTCGCCATGCTAAGCCAACTTGCTCTCTGCACAAATCAAATAACGGGTTCAATACCCCCAGAACTAGGCAACCTCACTATGCTCAATGAACTTTATCTCTATGAAAATCAAATCATAGGTCAAATACCTTCAGAATTAGGCTTCTTGCAGAATCTCCAAGATTTAGACTTCTCCAATAACCTAATATATGGCTCTATTCCTGGTAGCTTAGGAAATATTACCAAGCTAGTAGTACTACACCTCTTTACAAATAAGATAACCGGTTCCATTCCCCAGGAAATTGGCAACCTGATAAACCTCAAATATTTAGCCTTGTTTCAAAACCAAATTTCGGGATCAATACCAAAAACTTTTGGCAAGTTGCAAAGCATCCAAAACATGTTAATGTTTAGCAACAAATTATCAGGTTCTCTTCCTCAAGAATTTGGAAATCTCGTAAGCCTTGTTCACCTTGAGGTGGCAAACAACTCACTTTCAGGACATTTACCTGCAAATATATGTTCAACTGGAGGACTAAAATCTCTCGCTATCGCTTCTAATATGTTCAATGGCCCAATTCCAAGGAGTTTAAAGACATGTACAAGTTTGGTTAAAATTGACCTTCAGTCGAACAAACTAACAGGAGATATATCTCATCATTTTGGTGTGTATCCACAACTCATATGGATGGGCTTGTCAACGAATAGACTCTCTGGGCAGATCTCATCAAGTCTATGTGCATGTACCCAACTAACGATACTACATCTAGGAAATAATATGATCACAGGTTCCATACCTCCAATCCTTTCTAAATTGTCCAACCTAGTAGCACTAACACTCAATTCTAATCATCTCAGCGGCGAGATTCCTCCAGAAATCTGTACTTTAGCAAATCTATATAGCCTCAACTTATCATCGAACCAGTTATTTGGATCCATACCTACACAGATAGAAAAGCTAAGCAATATAGGATACCTTGATATATCTGGGAACAGACTAAGTGGATCAATACCTGAGGAACTAGGGGCATGCAAGAAACTACAGTCCTTGAAGATCGGCAACAACCAATTCAACCGGAGTTTGCCTGGTGCGGTTGGAAATTTAGCAGGCCTGCAAATCATGTTAGATGTGAGCAACAATAACCTCAGTGGTGTTTTGCCGCAGCAACTTGGGAAGTTGGAGATGCTGGAATCTCTCAATTTATCACATAATCAGTTCAGTGGAAGCATTCCATCCTCCATTGCAAACATGTTGAGCCTTTCAACACTTGATGTGTCCTACAATGACTTGGAAGGACCAGTCCCAACAGCACGGCTACTCCAAAATGCTTCAGCAAGTTGGTTTCTTCCCAATAAAGGTCTCTGTGGTAACCTCTTTGGGTTGCCACCTTGTTATTCAACCCAAGTAGCTGCTCACCAAAAagggaagatacttggtttgcTTTTGTCCATTGCTCTTGTGATGGGTTTCGGCATTGTTGCTGCAATTGTTGTCATAATAATACTTACTCGTAAGAAGAGAAATCCACAAGAAAGTGTTACCGCTGAAGCAAGGGACCTATTCTCTGTTTGGAATTTCGACGGAAGATTAGCATTTGATGATATTGTAAGGGCAACAGAAGACTTTGATGATAAGTACATCATTGGAACAGGGGGGTACGGCAAAGTCTACAAGGCACAACTCCAAGACGGGCAGCTGGTTGCTGTGAAGAAGCTTCATCAGACCGAAGAAGAGTTGGATGATGAAAGAAGATTTCGTAGTGAAATGGAAATCTTAACACAGATCCGACAACGAAGCATTGTCAGAATGTATGGATTCTGCTCCCATCCAGTGTATAAATTTCTCGTCTATGACTACATTCAACAGGGAAGCCTCCACAGAATATTGGAAAATCAAGAGCTAGCAAAGGAATTAGATTGGAACAAGAGAATTGCTCTTGCAACAGATGTGGCTCAAGCAATATCTTATTTGCACCACGAATGCAGTCCACCTATAATCCATCGAGATATCACAAGCAACAACATTTTACTTGATACATCCTTTAAGGCTTTTGTCTCGGATTTCGGCACGGCAAGGATTCTTAAGCCCGATTCATCAAACTGGAGTGCACTAGCAGGAACGTATGGCTACATCGCTCCTG AACTATCATACACATCTGTTGCGACAGAGAAATGTGATGTTTATAGCTTTGGGGTGGTTGTGTTAGAGCTAGTGATGGGCAAGCATCCAAGGGATTTATTAGATGGTAGTCTTTCTAACGGCGAACAGTCAATGATGGTGAAAGATATTCTGGACCAACGGCCGACAACACCAATAACAACAGAAGAGAATAACTTAGCTCTGCTCATCAAGTTGGCCTTATCTTGTTTGGAATCTTCTCCCCAAGCAAGGCCAACCATGCAGGAGGTATACCAAACactcatccagcgaccatcttctAGTTCTTGTTCTGTGCCTTTCAGCGCGCTTATATTACAGCAAGGGATGCATGCTGATATAAGGTCTGAATCCTAG